In a genomic window of Deinococcus detaillensis:
- a CDS encoding helix-turn-helix transcriptional regulator, translated as MKNRIKVLRAEHNLTQADLADKLDVSRQTVNALETGKYDPSLPLAFKLARLFSIKIEDIFSDEGNN; from the coding sequence ATGAAAAACCGCATCAAAGTCCTTAGGGCCGAACACAACCTGACCCAGGCCGACTTGGCCGACAAGCTGGACGTGTCCAGGCAAACGGTCAACGCCCTAGAAACCGGCAAATACGATCCGAGTTTGCCGCTCGCCTTCAAATTGGCGCGGCTGTTCAGCATCAAAATCGAAGACATTTTCAGCGACGAGGGAAACAACTGA